In a single window of the Candidatus Eisenbacteria bacterium genome:
- a CDS encoding DUF1573 domain-containing protein has translation MRSAATFARRALPAAAALALLFSLGKGAATADGSRPVTFVVEPEVADLGFVEGDTTLPFLFLLRNEGGRTITIEEVSTTCGCTVAFLPDSTIPPGGAVPLSGTFETRKMEGKTRKAIFVRSDDETRPQAVLFLQIWIQRRLSWSPRKLNFPNVLSGESKEMIVLIRGATGLPFAVTGVDVPEGFSWAIETGERPEDRLLHVTLLPRETAGRFREELTIRTNVEGRETIAVPIIGNVTGRRAP, from the coding sequence ATGAGAAGCGCGGCGACCTTCGCGCGACGCGCTCTTCCCGCCGCGGCGGCGCTCGCCCTCCTCTTCTCCTTGGGGAAGGGCGCGGCGACGGCCGATGGGAGCCGGCCGGTCACCTTCGTCGTCGAGCCCGAGGTGGCGGACCTCGGTTTCGTCGAAGGAGACACCACCCTCCCCTTCCTCTTCTTGCTGAGGAACGAAGGGGGGCGCACGATCACGATCGAAGAGGTTTCCACCACCTGCGGCTGCACCGTCGCCTTCCTTCCGGACAGCACCATCCCGCCCGGCGGCGCGGTCCCTCTGTCGGGCACATTCGAGACGCGCAAGATGGAGGGGAAAACGCGCAAGGCGATCTTCGTCCGGAGCGACGACGAGACGCGGCCCCAGGCGGTCCTTTTCCTGCAGATCTGGATTCAGCGCCGGCTCTCCTGGTCCCCCCGAAAGCTGAACTTCCCCAACGTCCTTTCCGGCGAGAGCAAGGAGATGATCGTACTGATTCGGGGCGCGACCGGCCTCCCCTTCGCCGTCACCGGCGTGGACGTGCCGGAGGGATTTTCCTGGGCGATCGAAACGGGCGAACGCCCGGAGGACCGCCTTCTCCACGTCACCCTTCTCCCCCGCGAGACGGCCGGACGGTTCCGCGAGGAACTGACGATCCGCACCAACGTGGAGGGGAGGGAAACGATCGCCGTCCCGATCATCGGGAACGTGACCGGCCGGCGGGCGCCTTAG